The uncultured Bacteroides sp. genome has a segment encoding these proteins:
- a CDS encoding DUF4270 domain-containing protein, whose amino-acid sequence MKVKYLWASLLAFVLFSCDDTTGTLGLGMMPSSDSIALGAQTFDVSTETMLAGPVYAKTSMGYLGKYTDPEFGSFEADFLTQLTCTDQFEFPINRMVPVDPTASVKEYEATAASVNLYYTSYFGDSLNTCRLSVYELNKDLVKQDQSNYYTNIDPTQYYDSANGLIAKKAYSAVDLSISEATRKTSTFYPNVSVNYSLDKANQFIKLFQTSKAEGKNFKDEFAKAFKGIYVKCDHGDGTVLYIDQAHLNISFKVYAVDSLGHFPIKRKQAGYTTIDSTYTTTATFGSTKEVIQANSFKNDQTLEALAQVKDYTLIKSPAGLFTKVSLPVGEMAGKLQNDTLNSVKLTFNAYNKTDANKFGMSAPSYLLMVRAKDMNKFFEDNSLINNITSFLAPYSKTNNQYTFSNITRLISTSIADKKKATGSVPLDFKEEMVLVPVSVAYDSNNNLISIRHDLRPGYIKLKGGKDNKLKLEVIYSRLKK is encoded by the coding sequence ATGAAAGTTAAATATTTATGGGCATCTTTGCTTGCCTTTGTTCTTTTTTCCTGTGATGATACCACCGGCACTTTGGGATTAGGCATGATGCCAAGCAGCGATAGCATAGCTTTAGGTGCACAAACTTTTGATGTAAGTACGGAGACTATGCTTGCCGGACCTGTTTATGCTAAAACAAGTATGGGCTATTTGGGAAAGTATACAGATCCTGAATTCGGAAGTTTTGAAGCTGATTTTCTCACCCAGTTAACTTGCACGGATCAGTTTGAGTTTCCGATTAATAGAATGGTGCCTGTCGATCCAACTGCATCTGTAAAGGAATATGAAGCGACTGCTGCAAGTGTAAATCTTTATTATACAAGCTATTTTGGCGATTCTCTAAATACTTGCCGATTAAGTGTCTATGAGTTAAATAAGGATTTAGTAAAGCAAGATCAAAGTAACTATTATACAAATATAGATCCAACTCAGTATTATGATAGTGCAAACGGGTTAATTGCTAAAAAGGCTTATTCAGCTGTTGATTTGTCTATAAGTGAAGCTACAAGAAAAACATCGACCTTTTATCCTAATGTAAGTGTAAACTACTCTTTAGATAAAGCAAATCAGTTTATAAAACTGTTTCAAACATCAAAAGCTGAAGGTAAAAACTTTAAGGATGAATTTGCCAAGGCTTTTAAAGGCATTTATGTGAAATGTGATCATGGAGATGGTACTGTTCTTTATATTGATCAGGCACATTTGAATATTTCATTTAAAGTATATGCTGTAGATTCTTTAGGTCATTTCCCGATTAAGAGAAAACAAGCTGGATATACAACGATCGATTCTACTTATACTACCACAGCTACCTTTGGTTCAACAAAAGAGGTAATTCAGGCAAATAGTTTTAAAAATGATCAAACACTGGAAGCTTTGGCTCAGGTGAAAGATTATACGTTAATTAAATCTCCTGCCGGATTGTTTACTAAAGTTTCATTGCCAGTAGGTGAAATGGCTGGTAAGTTGCAGAATGATACATTAAATTCAGTCAAACTAACTTTTAATGCATATAACAAAACTGATGCAAATAAATTTGGAATGTCTGCACCTAGTTATCTATTGATGGTAAGAGCTAAAGATATGAATAAGTTTTTTGAAGATAATTCACTTATAAATAATATAACTTCTTTTCTGGCTCCTTATTCAAAAACAAATAATCAGTATACGTTCTCAAATATAACTCGCCTGATTAGTACTAGTATTGCTGATAAAAAGAAAGCAACTGGCAGTGTTCCGTTGGACTTTAAAGAAGAAATGGTGCTTGTTCCGGTTTCTGTGGCTTATGATTCTAACAACAATTTGATTTCTATTCGTCATGATTTGAGACCTGGATATATAAAGCTGAAGGGTGGAAAAGACAATAAACTGAAACTAGAGGTAATATATAGTAGACTGAAGAAGTAA